A stretch of Halichondria panicea chromosome 1, odHalPani1.1, whole genome shotgun sequence DNA encodes these proteins:
- the LOC135352499 gene encoding BOS complex subunit TMEM147-like, with amino-acid sequence MCFSRWPHHLLLLVQIEKMTLFHFVNCIGAAYAPYFITYRFCGLSEYSSFWKCVRAGTAYIVTQLVKMLILATLFPLNAAEEHGNPVLGEALKSTVDLLDMLGMYLVITRLLGRSEQKVLVTAVGWGTAEMVMTKVLPLWVGARGVEFEWTNLQSALDSNLNLLFLIVVNMLLWLWNRKDLNKSLLPLLATFLLVIYYRPVLLEIVQLYYGMDPWGLIIAKLLFVTVTGVVTLRMYGSMSNLSH; translated from the exons ATGTGCTTTTCAAGGTGGCCACATCATCTTCTCCTCCTTGTCCAGATTGAAAAGATGACTCTTTTCCATTTCGTGAATTGTATTGGAGCTGCCTACGCTCCCTACTTCATCACCTATCGATTTTGTGGACT ATCCGAGTACAGCTCTTTCTGGAAGTGTGTGCGAGCTGGCACAGCTTACATTGTCACTCAGCTTGTGAAG ATGCTGATACTTGCTACCCTCTTCCCATTGAATGCTGCTGAAGAACATGGCAACCCTGTTTTAGGA GAAGCTCTCAAGTCGACAGTGGATCTGTTGGACATGCTTGGAATGTACTTGGTGATCACCAGACTACTGGGAAGGTCAGAGCAGAAGGTTCTAGTGACAGCTGTGG GCTGGGGCACTGCTGAGATGGTGATGACCAAGGTGTTGCCACTGTGGGTGGGAGCAAGAGGGGTGGAGTTTGAATGGACAAACTTGCAGAGTGCACTTGATTCCAACCTCAATCTG CTATTCCTGATTGTTGTCAACATGTTGCTGTGGCTATGGAACAGAAAGGACCTCAACAAAAGTCTCCTCCCACTTTTGGCAACATTCCTCCTGGTCATCTACTATCGACCCGTGCTGCTGGAGATTGTTCAGCTCTACTATGGGATGGATCCATGGGGCCTTATTATAGCTAAGCTGTTGTTCGTCACTGTCACTGGTGTTGTCACTCTTAGGATGTATGGCTCCATGTCCAATCTCAGTCATTAA